Part of the Choloepus didactylus isolate mChoDid1 chromosome 10, mChoDid1.pri, whole genome shotgun sequence genome is shown below.
TCACAGAAATGCATTTGGAAATCATCAGTACATTAGTAGAAATAGAGGTTTGGAAATGGCTAAACATTTATCCCCTTttcccagatgaagaaactggggctcagaaatGTTAAGTAATTTTTCAAGTGGAAGAGCTATGATTCTAACCCTGATGATTTTCTCTCACATTCTATCCCTGTGACTTGGACCATAAAGTCTGCATCCCCACCAAGGGTCAGATATTTGGTCTAAAAAATTGTGAAAACGCTTGCTTGAGGATTTTGTAATGTTTTCCTTGAGTTGTGGTTTtgctgccatttgtttttgtatATCATCTTGCCCTGAAATCATTCTCTGGTCTCTTCAGCCAGAAGTTTTCTTTCAAAGGGAAGGGAATGATCCAAATCGTCTACCCTTTGTTAACCTTCTTCTGAGTGGAATAATCACTGCCCTCAGCTCTGGTGTTCTGCCATGGCCTCCTTAAGATGTCTGGGGGTCCCACTTTTTCTTTAAGAGAGACTAATAGCTGTCACAACTTAGTAAACAGCAGACAGAAGGTCAGAGTCCACTTGGGTCTCCTTAGGAGTTCAAGGGAATATTAGCTTAACAGCCACCAGTGGGAGGTCAGACTGCTGCCTGGACTACCGAGGTTGCCTTTGGTGGTGGATGACCCACCCAGTGATGTTGCTAGGGGTTGGGGTTCAGGCTGGGCTAGAAGCAGGAAAGAGCTCTAGGAATGCCTCAGTATGGCAAGATACCCAAGAGGCCTCTGAAAACAAGTCCATAGAACTTCATTTAGTCCATGTGCAAGGGAATGTATCACAGGACATTGTTTGGAGGGACTTAAATTTCTTAGCAGAGATTACAGATCTCTGCTTGTCTGTCAGCCTCACTCTTGGGTTTCTCCATTTCACCCTGAGGGTTTCAGATAATTAAACCTAATATTTCCATTAAGGATAAACAGATATTTCCCTGAAACAAAATTATTGGACATTCTCAGAGGCAAAAGGACCAAGTCCTACCTCCATTCTGAGCAGCTGATCTGGTTGTTAGAGACTCATGTGTGGCATGAGATTCTCGATTTCTGGCCATATTTAGTGGCTGGATAATGTTCAGGGCactttccaaaaggaaaagtTTTCTTTTGGCAGTCAAGGTGAACTGATTTGGTGGTTCTGCAAATGTAGTGGGGCATAATGAAGAGATGGAGGTCTGGAGCCTGAAGGTTTATCTGGTGCATTCCTTGGTgggggaaaagacaggagtcGTCCTCTGAGGGTAAGGCAGTGGCAGATCCCAGGAAGGGATACAGCTGACCCAATTCAGCACCACTGCTTACCTTAAAAGTACATTCAGGAAGGCAAGGCTGGTAGAAAGGAGGGCAGTGGAAAAGGACCCAGGAGTATGTTGTATAGAAATGGGAGTCAGCTATATGGTCAAGGACAAGCTACTGGTAGTAACTCATAGGCTGGGATATGTTTAGAAAACCTCATGAGTCTGTGGTTCTCTCCCAGAAATGTCATACTCAACTCACTGCTTTTCTTCACACTTTGGGCAAGCAGtacaaagcccagagtttactcACCTCCTTCCCTCAAGAACACAGGTTACAGCAGGTTCCTAGATGGGAACCaacagggaggggagaggagaaggagctTCTAAATTTTGGTTTTGACACCTATCAAAATACAAAATCCTTTCCTCAAGGATGGAGCACCACGGCCCTCTTAGAAAAACCTTCCCCCCAGATTGTGGACATATACATAAGTCATCAGTTAAGGAATTTTGCCTCTGGGCCAAAATTGCCCTGTATCCGGCCACTTCTCCTTGTCAATATTATCATCACATCCACATGGCTCCTCTGGGAACAAGGAAATGATGGGAAGCCATGACTGAATCCATTTGACCTTTACCCTCAATGTACCTTAGACAAGGTGCACTCTGCTCAAGCCTATTTATCCACAGTGCAGGGTGGGCTGAGAGGAATTGTGTGAAAGTCTGACTATTAAAATGTGGATTTAAGCTCATCCCTAGCTGGGAATGCCTCCATGGCTTTCCTTAAGACACGATGGTGGACAGAAGAAGCAAACAGGCAACACTACCTAATGATATAGAGTATATTGTTTTCTGAGTATATAGTTTTCATAGAGTATATGGTTTTCCACCCACACATTAATGAAAATGACAATAGCAGTCCTCTTCAAGAGACACAGAGGTTTGGGAGCTTACAAACTCTCCTTGGTGGCACTGGGTCATCTCAGCATTTCCTCTGAGATGAGAATTGGGACCTATGGTAGATTACCTGATTGGGAGGCACAAGCCACTCGAGGAAAGTGCCGAGGGCAGTGGCGGGATTGGCTCAGGCCTGAGGCAGAGCAGACCTGACGGGAGCAGTGCCAGAGCTGATTGTCTCGAGATTGAGGGCCATCCAAGGCCAGGCCCACCTGTAGCTCAGTACGTGGAGACTGGGAGTTGGGGTCCCCTGCTGTCTTCTTGGACTTAGCTCGTACCACAGGGTCTTTGGTAGTGGCTGAGatcttttcaacattttttttcctggttttggctACTTTCTCAGCTGCAGAAAGAATGGACTCCTCGTGCCCTTTGCCTTTCGCCTTGGGGTTAATACAGTGCAGAAAGCGTTTCATCTTATTTCTCAAGCCAGATTCTGGAAGGCTGGGGCTCTTGTGAGCATGGGCTACCGTCACTGGCCCCTGCAAAATCTGACCATGCAGAGGCTTCCCCTGAATTAGCTGGTCCAGGAAAGGCTGGGTCTGTGAAGCCTGGGGCACCGTACACTGGGCAGTCTCAGGAATCCTTGCTGCTTTGCTGATGACACCTAGCTTGATTTGATTGTCTTGCAGGTCATTCTTTTcagatgctttctccccagggaCTCCTGGAGGTTGCTCTGGGAGCTTCAACTGAGGGTGATGCTGGGGGCTGTGCTGATCGGGAACAGCACGAGGTAAGCTATGGCTCCATCGCCGGGGTCCTCGGTGTGTCCTGTTCAGAAGCGTCCCTGCTGGCCTCTGGTCTTCAGCAGGGTGTCTTTTTTCTCCAGTTGTGTAGAGCCCAAACCCTGCATCCCCTTCTCCATGGCCCCCTGCTGTTTTGGGTTTCCCTGGATCTTCTCTCTTCACTGTCAACGTGCAAATTTGGTCTGAGTCCTTGCTCTTGCCAGGGCTGTGGGGTTCAGGGCTCCATGCTTTCTCCAGGCTGGGGCTGTTCACTCTGGCTTCCATCTGAACACAAAGCACCTGGGCCTCTGTCCTGTCCCCACTGGGCTGTGAGATCTTGGAGTTCCAGTGGGCAGAACCATGGGGTATTTCTCTGGAACTAGCTTGCTTTTGGCTCTGCCGCACAGCCTTTAGCTCAATGGCCAGCCTTTCTTTCAGGTGGGACAATTGTGGGTCTGGGGCATATGGAGCGTCTGGTGGGATGGGGAGTTCCTGGAGCAATGTTTTCCCTTGGCTGTTCAGACTCTCTTCAAGAGGCTCCTTTGTGGATATCTTCTCTGGGACTGCTACAGTTTGTTCCCTGGACTCCCTTGCCTTTATGGGAATTCCCAATTGTATCTCCAGGGCCTTTTTTCTCAGATGGAAATTTAGTTTGGTCAAGATGGCTGTCTTGAGCGAGTAGGAGCTAACAGGATCTTCCTGGCACTCTGGAGGCACTATCTCCATTGCACCTTCCTCCTGCACTTCAGTCTGGAACTCTGCACAAGTCTCATTGGGATCTTCAAAGTCTGGCTCAGGACCTATACGCTGGTCTTCACACGAGATTGTCTGAGTCTGAGGCTCTGTTGGGCACATGACAGGCTCAGGTACCATCTCTGTGATTGTACATTGACTAGCGATTGCTGGGATCATGGCCCTGGAGAGAGCCACATAATAAAGAGTAGGCAGCCCTGACAAGAAGGCCAAATATTTGTGCCGTAAAGTCGTCTCTAGTTTCTCAATGGCTACCTCGGACAGGGCTCGGGGCAGCTTGGGGTGTTCAGTGATGATATCTGGTGAGGCCTGTTGCTGGCAATCAAGGGCTGTTGGCATCCAGGGAATAGCGTCCCCAGGTAGGTCAGGATCAGTTGCTGCCTGCAGCTCCCCAGGCTTGCTTTCTGGAATGCAGGGTAAGGGAGCCACTGCCAGGCCCCCAGGAATTCTATAGTCCCAGGAGCTAGCCACAAGGGCAGGGACAGTGCCCTGGAGGATCTGCCTACATTTGGAGTCGATGTGGCTCTGCAATATTGTCTTGGCTTTGGTGAGCAAGTATGGCGTGGGGTACCACACTGGGGCTGTGTTGGGTGAGAAAAGATCAGTAGACGCATTGGCCTCTGGGGCTGCAGGCTGGGAGACACCAACAGTGGCCAGGGCGGTGCTGTCCCAGGGCAGGGCCTGCTGGTCAGTGTGGGACAGGAGCAACTGAATGGACTGCTGGATCTTCTGGGGCAGGCCCCAGTGATGGTGGATCAATTGCTTCTGGAGGTGGAATTCCAGCAGCCTCCTGGCATGGTCTGGGAAGAAGAGGAGTTCTCTTGTGAGGACTGAGATGTTTTTCCCTGGCCAGGGAGGGTCTATGGCCTCAGGAGACTGGGCTGTGTCACAGTAGTCTGTGTCACAGTGCTCAGCACGGTGGGCATACTGAGTTCTCTGGAAAACAGCTGGCAAACCCCACTGAAGTTGGAGCTGTCTCTGCAGCAGGTGCCACTCCAAGGCTTCACACTCAGCCAGAGTCAGAAATGGGACACTCACCTGGGCTTGTTGATGATCAGGTGCAGAGGCCCAACGTGAGGGAGGTGGGGTAGAAGGAGGGGGTGAGTGGGGTGGAGTTTTTGGCAGCAGCGGCAGGAAGGAGAGCtcattgaaaagaaaaggaacatgCAAGGGGGGCCTGGACATATTCCTGTTCGTGGAGAGGCCTTGAGAACCCAAGAAGGTGGCAACCAAGGACTCACTGTGCAGAGAAGGGTGGCCACAGAATAACTGGCTGTGTTTCTGCTGCAGATGACCCCCTGAGTCATCAGCGTGTCCCTGAGGCAGTGGACACATGCCCTTTAGGACTTTAAGGGCTGGAGAGGGCAAGGCCAGAGCCATAGAGTTTGAGGTTTGCTGTCGGTGGTGTCTTTGTTCTGGGTCTGTAATGGACCATTCAGAAACCCAGAAGGCCTGGATGGGCTGGCCGGTCATACATGAACCCCAGGTCTGGTGGGAAATGGTCCCAAGTTTTTCAACAGAGGCCTTAGAAATATCATTCAGGATGAAAGAAACTGGGTGGTTATTTCCAGGCTGGTGAAACAGTGGTGGGTCTGGCATAAGCTGCCTCAGGGACTCCTCCACACGTCTGGGGAGCCCCCATTTCTGGAAATGCATCCATTTTCTGACATGTAACTCAAGAAGCCTCAGGACTTCAGGACTGAGGAAAGGCAGGTGGGCAGGGAGGACAGTGGCCATATGCAAAGCCATAGGATGTGTCATGTTAGTGAGCTCTGGGTTCAGGGGCAGCAAAGGAACTTGGGATTTTAGAGGTTGCTGGCCTTGGTTCCCCTGGACAGTCTCAGAGTTTCCCTTCACCTTCTGGTGGTTCACTGCAACCTTAGGTTCCTCAAGCCTTGAAGAAGTCACAGACTCTATGCCTCTGGGCACATCTGATGGTGGAAGTCCCTGTCCTAGATTCAAGTGTTTAGCCAAGTAATCTTGGATGCTGAGGATACTGAGTGACTGGGCAGCTGTCTGGGTTAAGGATTCCTGATCTGTTAATTGTGACAGTGTGGAGGTTAGGGATGCCAGTGAAAGCTCTCTAGACTGCTGGGAAGGCTGCTCCATACTGTTCTCAAAAGAGCCACTAGACATGGACATTTCTAGGCCAGAAGAGACCTGTGATGCCCCCGATGAAATGTTCTTGCTCTCCAGAAGTTGCTGAATCTCACAAGCCACAGCATTGCAGACGCGGCAGCAGGGGTCTGCACAAAGGATCCGCCGCACACTTCCCTCCTGAGGAAGCCAGCCCTGGCTGGGAAGGGAAACATGGCAACCATTAGTGAAGCAGGGCCCTCTGCCTCCTTGGAAGAGTATGGCCTCGGGGATAGGGGTGGCCCTCCCCTAGTCTTATTAGCCCTAAGTCCTACCCCGCAGTACTCTACTCCATAGCTTTTCTCCCTACGAAAATGGCATTTGGTGGGTTAGCACTGGGTGAGCTAAAGATCCGGGACTTATTGGACAAGGTCTTAGACAACCCAGAGGAGGGCAAGGCCCTAAGTGAATGCTGGGTTTGGGGTGTCCATTGTTTGTGGACCTGTGTTGATAAGCTGAATTAGGAGATGGTAACCAGACAGATAGGGCCACCAAGTGATGAGCTGATGAGATGTTGCCAGGAACGTCATCAGATAGAACCTGGAGTCAGTTTTGTTTAGGGCTAACAAAGCCAAAGCCTGGTAATGAGCATTTCCATACTATGGGAAATGATATCCTTGTGGGAACTGCATTCTGGCAGTTGGAGCCTGTCCCTGGTCCATGTACAGAATATCTCTTTGGAACCAAtcctgtcctttttctttttcttttttttcctttgtgtgtgcAGTAATGAACTTGAATTTCTAGGACTTTTCATAAATGCATGTCATGTGAATACACATAACCCTTCCATTTAGGTAGTGTATCTGGACTTAATATTTTGTATAGGAAATACTGGTCTTTTTTGTTGCATGTGAATGTGAGTGTGTATACAGATTATTTATATCTTTGCCTTTGGAAAGATTCCTCCCTTGAGATGTCTCTAGAGATCTTAAGAAGAGGATAAGTTGATAGGCTTCTGTCTGAGGGCTGGCCCCAGACCTGGACTTCCCAAAGACTGAACAGAGGATTGATGTCAGCAAGGTCCAGACACTCAGAAGAGTCTGCTTTTGAAAGTGTTTAGGTACAAAAAGAATATGACAATGGTGACTTATTCATGCATCCATTTTCTTGACTGGATAACTGATTCATTGTTGAGTTCAACCCCATGTAGAGTATTTTATGAACTAGTCAATAGTCAACTCTTGAATTCCAGGACTACTGTGGCTTTAGCACCAAGAGCAAAATTGGGAGACTTCCCTTTTGGGATGTCTGAACCCCTCTACCCTGCCAACCTTCTCAACCCCTTAACCAGCCTCTACCGTGCATGGCTCCTGCCCAGCCATTATAGCTTTTCTCATCCCTGCCCCACACCAAGCTGACAGCTCAATCAAAGGCCAAGCTAGAGTTTGGGAGAGAGCTGACAGCAAGAGATCACCTTTTCATGAGAGAGAGAAGCTCCTGCATCTTCTCAGCTACCTTCTGGGAAGCGCTCCTATCTGAGAAAGCAGAAGACAGTGTTATATGGCATGGGAGAGAGTTCCCATACATATACTAGGAAACTGAGTAGTAAGGCCATTAGACTTTGAGAGGAGAGTGTAAACCACAACTTAAACATTTATGATGTGCTGTCTCAATCCTAATTTCATATCCACAGCCTGAGGCAGTATTGTCAATTTTATGCCTATTTTATGGGTAATAATATTGAGATGCAGTGACATCAACAGGATCAGAAAACCAATAAATGACACAGTTAAGGGCTTCTGCCTACTCCCTCATCTCTTCAATCCTAGGGAGATAAGGCAGAGAAGTTTGGAATATACCCAGGCTCTGATATTCTATTCAAGGAGGGATGTGAGAAGTTTCGTTTTGGGAATTGGCGCCTTCAGTGATTAGACGACCTGACTCTTGGGCACTCAAGAGTCAAAGAGGTCAGTGGTCAGAAACCATGGGAATGGTGCCTACAGTGGAGGGGAGTGTGAGGAGAGATTGGAACTTTACCTCCTGGTGCTCCATCTTTAGCCCCTTTTCTGACTTTTTGATGACgcttaaagacaaaaaaattagaaTGTGAAGCTGTGGCAGCATTCTCTTTTTCACATTCTTAATGAGACAAAACCTATAAATACTTCCCAATCACTTTGTATGTTTATATACTCTCCTACTTTCCccactccactttttttttttaacttcattttctttcttttcccatttctgaatcACTTTGAGGCCCTTCCATACTCCATACCTCTCACCCTTTTTTCAGTAATAGTTTTGAGGAAGGATCAGgatgagaaagaagagaggagaacAAATTAAAGTGTGGGTGTTTTCAGTTGCCAAAGGGCTTCAGCTTACTAAGTTCTTAAAGGAGCACCAACCAGAAAAGTCATCCAAACGGGAAGGTCTTCTGAGATCCAGTGAGAAAGACTACATCCTTGACCACACTCCATCTCAACCCAACCAGGTAGAAGACTCTTGGCTTTTCAGTTAGAGTACACTGTACAGAGGGCCTGGTAAGGAGTTATTTCTAGGATCTGAGAAGAAAAGCACTATTCAAGAGTAACTGGATgtatattgaaaaaaattgcaGGGGGTGATAAGCAGAGAAAATGGATTTAAAACTTTTTGTCTAAGTTCATTCTTGGTTGTAGTGTTTCCATACCTGGCAGCTTTTGGTAGTTTCCAACCTTGATCCCTTACGTCTCCTTTTCACTTGCCAAATAATTAGGATAATGATGAAGATGGGGCCATAGGTATATAAGGGATCTCCAAGACCCCATATAATAAAAGTCGGGCTCAACATGGTCTAAACCTGAATAGCATGAGGAGACCGGCCATCCCTCTATCTAGGCATCCAGGATCCTAGTGCCTAATGATTCCAGTGCTACGCCTTGTCATGTACACCTCACAGACAATGGAACCAGGCCACTGGATTGCATCACAAAGCCCTCCAGTTTCACAAGGACATAGTAGTGTCAAAGACCTTTATTTGTCTTCAGGAAGCTCATGGTTATCTGTAAGAGTTATAGAGTCTGTGCCTAAAGGTACCATAGTGACTGGCAGAGTCTATGTTCCCATTCTCTCCATTCTCTACACCCTGCACTAAGGTGATGCTTCAGTTCTCTAATTTAAGACAATAGTCTGGTTACTCTCCCCCAGAAAACTGAGTGGTTACGCACCCAGGGCACCTTATAAGAAAGAGTAGCTAGGACAGGAGAACCTCCACCAACTCGCCCACCTGTACTGGTTATATATCTGAAAAGCACATTAACAGGTTAGGGCAGCTAGAGTTAGTTAAGGCTTGGAAACAGAGATTGATATTACAGGTATTGTTACAGATGATTAGTAAGTAGAGGTTAAGACAGAGGACCATGACTGATGTGGCAGGCAAAGGCCAAAAAAGCAGCATCTTTAAAAGATATTGTGGGAGCAGAGAAGGGATGCCTCAAGTCTTTGTGGGCAAGAGCTGGTAAACACTGCCTTTAAGGAAGACACACGAATGAGGCTCACTTCTTGAGGCCTGTCCAAGCTTGCTGTTCCAGAGCTACCTCTACAGGTGGTTTAACATTCTGCCTGCAGAGATGGGTAGTGACCACTTTCACCTAATGGCCAGAAACTAATTACTCATGGTTGGATCTAGTCCTCTACTCTGGATGTAAGCTGTTTGCCTGAAGTGTTcggtattttattttgttttgttttgttttaacttgaAATTTCAAAACCTTTAGGCAGGGCAGGTGTTTTCCATTCAGCCCCAGGACCTTACTCATATCTATATCCTATGTATTCATTTACACATTTATGCTTCTTACTTTTCCCCTGTGGTCATTTTGATGTGCCTCCAATACACCAGGATTTCTTTGAGAAGTTCTTGCACTAATGAGACTGCTTCCACAGCCAAAAAATTATTAGGCTAGAAATCTCTGAAAAGGCTATTTAGTTCTTCCTCCAGCATTCAGTCCCCTGCCCACCAAGTGTGGTGAGCACTCAATACATGCTCAGCTCTAAGCTGGGCAGTGTGAGGGGTACAAAAAGGTTTGAGTTTATTGCATGCTCATTCTCAGAACACTTAAAAATCCAGTTTCAAATAGAGAACTAATTCACATATAGCAATAGTCAAAGATTActtcaaataattttatgtactcagtttttaaaaaaatgcaattttattgagacatattcacatagtATAAAAACCagctgaagtatacaatcagtgctTCAACAGTattgtcacatagttgtgcacatAGGCCCATGATCCAACTTAggtcattttcattactccaggaaataaataaaaataaaaatgaaacctattcctcccatactccttatccccccataTTACTGACGCATAGTATTgttgtggtacattttttactgttgatgaaaaaatattaaaatattgttaacaatattgcaataggtacattttttcccatatatgcctctattactaacttaaaaattttttttttatttcttgagattgttcacataccatacaattatccaaagatccaaagtgtacaatcaattgtccctgGTACCAtgatacagctgtgcacccatcaccacaattaatttttttttcaatttttagaacattttcattactccagaaaagaaatacatacaaaaaaaggaaactcaaatcctcccatacccctaactatcCCCTCTCCattgctgactcatagtattggtacagtacatttgttactgttgatgaaagaatattaaaatactactaactgtaattagtttgcaataggtatattttttccctatatgcccctgtattatttttttaaaagtttcagaatagtatttaattttcagatatttattgtcatcttatttgatataaCAAAATAGTGGCcatattataaattttacagatgaggatattgttgcactattctcaccatacataggttgcggaataaatctgaatacagatcaatacttccccttcttcctcctttgtatatttacaaacatgcctacacataacccttgctattcaaattatttttatctgaaccaaggaactaactgcattgagataattttgtttttttttataggaattctcactgtaaactatacaagcttagggattagagagtaaatagatttttttttaaaccaaatcctctatctgaactcagaagctaaaatggttcagtattttccattaactatgcaataaatagcaaatcttgggtccacagttaatgttgttttgtttcagtgtatgtagtagaagttaataattgccacttaaatttagtggttcaatgactacaataacagatatCTCTCCacatataaatagacattttcatcaccactgCTCCCTACATGCCTTtactctatatatcccatgcgtatctccagacaatggcatttAATCtataccaaccaataaaacataattgagaatacacatttttcaatgcacTCAAAAAGTacaagagtattcctttggattttcaaaagaagtctatattttcagacttaaatttaatagtttttaattattcttagtctaattcctgttttatcagttaggaaactaagagtcatctcacaagttaagtgagatgaccacatttacaatcagcaagacagaaaagtgaggcaaatatcttcatcttctgacttctggtgtttcagaaagaatgccataccataaacctgagttatccatttgaaatagagtgaaagaaatggtagcatggaataggatgtgataccaagtatgtctTCTCCTTTATAGTGTCACCATTCTGCAAcatctgtttattcctctctaaaatatggaattaaaaataatttaatatagggttgtgtcttacaATGAGTAtgatgattgtgccagtttgaatgtattgtgtcccccaaatgccattatctttgtggtcttgtgtggggcagacccttgggtgctggttggatttgcttggagtgtgccccacccagctgtcggagataattttgatgagatgttcccatggaggcatggccccacccattcggggtgggccttgatcgatggagctatataaatgagctgactcaaagaggaaagagagtgcagctgggagtgatgttttgaagagaagcaagcttgctagaaaggaacatcctgggagaaagccgttttgaggccggagctttggagcagatgccagctgccttcctagctagcagaggttttccggacgccattggccaccctccggtgaaagtacccgattgctgaggtgttaccttggatgctttgtggccttaagactgtaactgtgtagtgaaataaacccccattttataaaagcctatccatctctggtgttttgcattctgcagcattagcaaactagaacaatgataataaagccaaacttatattcagtggacactatatggcttaaaaaatgcatcttcatctaatattatggaacctttctccatatctctcctttctttgtttctctgtcagtagggctctctttagtatctcaagtagggcaggtcttttattagcaaaatctctcagcatttgtttgtctgtgaaaaatttaagctcttcctcacatttgaaggagagctttgctggataaagaattcttggttggcaatttttctctctcagaattttaaatatgtcatgccactgccttctcgccttcatggtggctgctgagtagtcactacttagtcttacattgtttcctttgtatgtggtgaattgcttttctcttgctgctttcagaacttgctccttctcttcagtatttgacagtctgatcagaatatgtctcagagtggtttatttggatt
Proteins encoded:
- the FAM205A gene encoding protein FAM205A isoform X3 translates to MSMSSGSFENSMEQPSQQSRELSLASLTSTLSQLTDQESLTQTAAQSLSILSIQDYLAKHLNLGQGLPPSDVPRGIESVTSSRLEEPKVAVNHQKVKGNSETVQGNQGQQPLKSQVPLLPLNPELTNMTHPMALHMATVLPAHLPFLSPEVLRLLELHVRKWMHFQKWGLPRRVEESLRQLMPDPPLFHQPGNNHPVSFILNDISKASVEKLGTISHQTWGSCMTGQPIQAFWVSEWSITDPEQRHHRQQTSNSMALALPSPALKVLKGMCPLPQGHADDSGGHLQQKHSQLFCGHPSLHSESLVATFLGSQGLSTNRNMSRPPLHVPFLFNELSFLPLLPKTPPHSPPPSTPPPSRWASAPDHQQAQVSVPFLTLAECEALEWHLLQRQLQLQWGLPAVFQRTQYAHRAEHCDTDYCDTAQSPEAIDPPWPGKNISVLTRELLFFPDHARRLLEFHLQKQLIHHHWGLPQKIQQSIQLLLSHTDQQALPWDSTALATVGVSQPAAPEANASTDLFSPNTAPVWYPTPYLLTKAKTILQSHIDSKCRQILQGTVPALVASSWDYRIPGGLAVAPLPCIPESKPGELQAATDPDLPGDAIPWMPTALDCQQQASPDIITEHPKLPRALSEVAIEKLETTLRHKYLAFLSGLPTLYYVALSRAMIPAIASQCTITEMVPEPVMCPTEPQTQTISCEDQRIGPEPDFEDPNETCAEFQTEVQEEGAMEIVPPECQEDPVSSYSLKTAILTKLNFHLRKKALEIQLGIPIKARESREQTVAVPEKISTKEPLEESLNSQGKTLLQELPIPPDAPYAPDPQLSHLKERLAIELKAVRQSQKQASSREIPHGSAHWNSKISQPSGDRTEAQVLCVQMEARVNSPSLEKAWSPEPHSPGKSKDSDQICTLTVKREDPGKPKTAGGHGEGDAGFGLYTTGEKRHPAEDQRPAGTLLNRTHRGPRRWSHSLPRAVPDQHSPQHHPQLKLPEQPPGVPGEKASEKNDLQDNQIKLGVISKAARIPETAQCTVPQASQTQPFLDQLIQGKPLHGQILQGPVTVAHAHKSPSLPESGLRNKMKRFLHCINPKAKGKGHEESILSAAEKVAKTRKKNVEKISATTKDPVVRAKSKKTAGDPNSQSPRTELQVGLALDGPQSRDNQLWHCSRQVCSASGLSQSRHCPRHFPRVACASQSGNLP